The DNA segment TTTCCTATTCATATTGTTCAGGTTGTTAGAAAAATTGTAGATGATGTTTGTGGCTATTAAGTCATAATATTctacaatttaaaatattttaatcagaATGTTTAATGACTCAAATGAGAAGTTTGAGGGAACGTCTTTTGTATCAGTAATATTGGAAAATATACTGAGAGAAACATTTGGTCAATCAGCCAGCCATTTTCCCGAAAAAGATTCGACTTACCATTTCCAAAGTAATCTTATTGAGTTTGATCGGGAGCATACAGATTAAGAATGACTTATATGAGAATGCAGGTAACACTATTATCTTCTGTATTTAACAGTAGTTAACAGAATGCcataaaatacatgaaatttcattgttttaatgcAGTCCTTATTGtcacataaaacaaataaacttgAGTGAAATTTAACCGTGAAATTACCAATatcatgcttttctttctgcagGTGCCCAGAATGTGAAAACTGCTGAAGCTTACTGGCGATGAAATTTTGATCAGGGTGATTTCACCAGCTGTTATCTGTTTCTTATTACATTCATTATTACATATATTAGAGGCTTTTATTTCTCTGGatataaatcaaatcaatatgTAGTTTATAATTCTCTGATACGTCTAGTCTTGCATCCTATCATTATTCTTATGTTTGGgttcttttgctgttttataCTCTTCCTAATTCATGTACTGTATACCTGTAGCAATGTTTCTTGGTCCATCCATAGTTTTAAAAGGgacaataaaaaacacaatctAAACTTTCTGAGTCTTACTGAATTTATCAGGTGGGTTTTATGATCTACATATTTtgtataaaattgtattttgttaGAAATTACCATGTAGATCAGTTGACCtacttttattttcacatgGCATTTTCTCACACAAAAGCTTTAACACTTTGGATTGCTTTACCCAGTGTCTttacaacatctttagaaataGATGATGACCAGTTTGAAATTGGACTGTTGGCAGCATCTGTTGAAATGGTTTACAGTGCATCCCTAaccctgaaacaaacaaaaaaaaccaaacaaacccaaattGTCAAAATATGGAAGAACATTTTGTAAGGGAAAAATCAGTCCACTCTGGgtttggggttcttagatgtcccgtttttaaaaaatttctgttactgttttttgttggggttttttcttttttcttttttaattattagaaaaacaaaacaaacaattctaatattatttttttgcactcaaAGTCAAAATAAGATGTTGCCTGTACCACATTTTGATTACTATACCCTCACTGGCCACCTCATCCCTGTTACTAGTACTTGGTTGGGCTTCAATTTGCCTTCAGTTCGtgcacattttttcagctgcacatccatagTGGAGTCTCCCGTTCTACCACTCCCATTCTGAAGGTGCTCTAtttgattgagatctggtgaatgTGGAGGTCATTTTAGTATAGTAAACGTGTCATGTTCCATAACCAGTGTGAGATGCTTTGAGCTGTTTACATGGTGCATTAGCCACCAACACACAATGGGTACACTTTGGTCATAAAGGGAAGGACAAGGTCAGTAACAGTACTCAGGTATGTCTGGCATATGAATAGTGCTCATTTAGTTCTAATAGCCCTTTTCCATAAGTACCTACTCAGAACAactcaacatttttatttatttttttagggtTTGCCATTAGGTCATAGTACCTGGTATCAGGTACTTTTTTAGTACCTACTCAACTGGGGTTCCAAGCgatctgaaaatgtgacatcaacacGCTGCATGCCACTGATTGGCTAGACAGGGACGTCACTTGATAAGTCATGAGAGAAACTCCTTCACGAAAATCAAACCCACCATTTTTGAAATCCAGCAACGATGGAAATGGCTACACAGAAACGACACTCAGAGTCTAACGAAAAGCCACAGACTGACTGCAGGTGTACCATTGTCTTGATGTCCACCTTTGTTGTGGCATTCCGTGTTGCATACAAATGGCGTTCAACCGAATTTGTATAATGATCGTACGCACATCAGACGGTACTCTGTTGTCATGGAAAACAAATTGTCAAGCTCCAACTTCTGACTCTACCATCCCAATGTCGCACCAGAAATCAAGGCTTATTGGACTCATTGGTCTTCTCCTTTCCAATTTAGGTGAGCCTATGTAGCATCAGTTTCCTTTTATTGACTTTAAGAAGTGCCACCcgatgtggtcttctgctgctgtagccattctgcttcaaggttcaatgtGTTGTGTGCTCAGAGATGTTTTTCTGCATTCCTTGGTTTTGACACATGGTTATTTGGGGTTACGTCATAAACCCTAGTGATGGTTATGTGTTAAAAaccccagtagatcagcagtttctgtagtactcagaccagcccaatTGGCATCAACAAACATGCCACATTTAAAATCCCACTTTTTCTCACTCACATTTTTGACTTCAGCAGGTTTGACCATTTCTACATGGCAAttagctgattagatatttgcaataaTAAGCAGTTGAACAGTTGTACCTAGTAAAATGGCTTCttagtgtgaaatgtatagtttcccaaactattttgtttttttttttggcccctGTTTGCTGTTGAAATCAAGCACatcaggattttattttttatttttttacaataaaTTTAATCTGGATTACCGACATTGTTACTGGAGTAACTGAAGGACACAACAAGGATCGACGGTTACAAACAGACAAATCACTTCTGATGAAGGATTAAATTGGCTTTGGACCATTGGTTGAAGTGTGCCATGTggtaaatgaatggatggatccAGGTGGTAAGTATGGAAGAAAGCAAGAAACTATTCCTTTTTGTATTAATCCTTTATTAATACTTTAACTGGTTCACTGACATTGTAATTGTAGAATTGAAATGGTTTGTGTTCtatatatttttgtcattttgtttgtatgtacagTAATAAGTTCTGTTCCATCAATATTAAAGATTTTGTAAATTCCTGGTTTGgaatttattttgtgctttttacagaaaacaaattGTGATCTGTGACTCGTCGtgtcaacaataaaatatttttaatcatgTAAAATATGTATTGTTGCTATATAATATAGCAAAATACATGCATCTATCCAGCCAATGATATAACAAAAACGATTGACAGATATATATACACCCCACTGCCATCAGTATGGCAGAATCTACATTACTTTTCAGATGGCcaatctttgtttttaatttaataataataattttaaaaaagtattttttttttccccatgaaGAAATGAGTAAGTCCACATTGTGACCGGTCACTGTGGCACATGATCATGTCGTCTCCTGGTTCTTATACAGAGTGATGACTTTTGAATTCAGCTGGTACATCAGTGTCCAGTTTACAGATCACCTTGTAGATTGCCTTCTTCCAGGATGGATCACGATCTTTGCCCATTGAAATGGCAACGTAAAACTCTCTCAGTGTAATCTCAGCAACTTCCAGGAATCTGTCGGGCACCTGTGAATCCACACAAGAATTTCTTTAATGGGGGAGAGAGGGAATATCAGTCCTTTGCTGCCATTCTGTTCAGTCTGTCGTCGACAGATAGTGTGAATTGTATATGGCACTATATTTTAGATGTGACTCTAACCGAGAAAATTCAGGtaagtaacaaatcaggtcttAGCACAGAGACTGAGAACAAAATTAAAGGAAGTGAAATGATCAAGAACAAATATTATTTTAGCAAGTTTCCCTGACACTGATTCAGCCTTGTCCCAAACTAAGGTTTATGGTCTGGGATCAGGATTAATCTATGTTTGGGAAACTGAACCAATGAGTATACAACTACCTGTGCTGTAATCAGCTTTTCTTATTTTGCAATGTGAACCTTTAAGTGTTTTAAACTACTGTcatgtaacaaaataaaagtgcatACACAAATTTTCCAAAATGGACCTGATAAGCAATGTTATGTTATTTAAAGATATGCAATTGTTAAATCTGGTGAAATTTCAAATGAGTACAGCGAGAATATAAGTGATTATAATAACGGTGGGGTTTGgtatggatatttttttttaacatttaaaacatatgCACAAAGATTAAAATCTTATTTTGCACAAACTCATGAGAATATATTTGTGACGCCAAGAGTATTTGAACAACATGTCCAGAgtttaaagaaatgtatttattagcaACAACACTCAATAAGTTCTATTGGTGGATTTAATGAACAGGTTTAGGACGTATGTAtaacatcagttttttttttctagctgaTGTACTTTATGTCACTAACAGCTGACACTAATATATGAGATGGAATTGCAATACTTGCTGTGTAATTAGTGTTAACCATATATGGACTGTGCTAAATTATACAAAATTTCATTGTGCATAAAAAAAACCTCCCTATTCGAATGGCAGTTATTAGTTTTACAGGTTTACTCAGTCCAGTTGCACAGCTAGCACAAGTATGTCTAATGACgaatcatttttttccttttcttaacCAATCTGTTTGACATACTTGTAGCTCCTCTTATGCTTGCCGTGCTGTCTTTGTCTTCTCCCACTCAAAGCACAATTTATAGGTTTAATTTCTCTGTTACTCATTTGGAAATTAGAGGAATACTCGTGTTAAAGCTTAAAACAATTTCAGTTCCTGGAAAactaatgaataaaaaatatagaTGAAAGTTCTTAGTTtttagtatttgtattttaGTATATGTTTGTTTGGTAACATTGaaacaaacaataactaaaCATTTTCAACAATTCCACTAAGCCTAACAACTCTGGTAATCACATGAAGGTGTAGATTTTATTAGGCTGATTCTGATTTCTATCAAATCATGCTGAAATTGTCTCAGCCTTTAAGATCTACACGGAaatgtgttttgatttaaaagttggacaataaagaaaaataatggttgtttttatttgcagaagTGGGAAATCATGTTGCTTCATTAAAACTCATCACTGTTTTTAATGGTTTAAGTCATACTGAGCACATATAAATGACTACAATCTGCTATTTAATTACCAGTGATTTAAGCTTCTCAGTACAAACAGTCATCATCAGGACGTTTTAGTCCATTGTACTGATCAGCTCTGTTCACAGTGCTGACATTTACTCTGTATTAATAAATGTGCATTTTCAAAGCAAatctttatttaatatattactAAGTGCCCTGACTTATTTTTTCTTCAGTAAAGCTTGTCACAGCTGCTTCATCGAAGTGCAACACTCACATCAATATAACATATTAAACCTTTCTTTATATGAACTCTATGAAATAATTTGTGTCATTTGACCTTTTATGATCTCTGTGCATTAACAGCTCAACATGGGCACATTATGAATTAGAAAAATAATCATCGTGACCGTCTGAGAGAAACCATAAGATCAGAATAGGTCAATTTCTGCTTTCTCTTCATCAGTAGTTACAAATTATTAGGTTGTTTACAGTTTTGCAAACTTAACATTAACTGGGTGAAACATAACGCTTAACATCTTACTCTCTTATCCTGTTTCACTGCAGTCAACTGTtcaataaaggaaaaaacactatatttgtACTATACATAGGTGAAAAAGACCTCTCCACATGGGGGTTAAATCAGACTGTAGAGAAAATTCTTACTTTGAAACATgcttcttgggtttttttttttgtttggttgtttctAATTATTGCGTATTTGCTGCAGTTTCACACAATTTGTACCATTTTCAGGTAAAGTTCACATTTTGGAAaggttaaataaacattttactcAACCCTTCAAAGCCTGAACGATTGCcagaaatttaattttttttttttttttttacaaaattcTGGGGTATTTAACGaatctattatttattttttttaaactgaatttaaatattaatttgcgtatatttttgagttttaatttgttttgtatttgcttttaatatttttatttatttgttttccaaTTTAATACTTagaaaagctttttattttgtatttttagcaaataaaaaaatctcatgTATTAAATATGAAACACCAGGCTTTAAggggttaaaaaagaaagaatgagaaTTACGTAAAATCTACACAATATTAGTCATAATAATGTAATGAATCTTGGTAAGCTCTATTCCTTTATTACTTTTTCTGAAACCGATACGGCGACATAAAAAAGAGGAGCTGCAGATACAGTGGACACAGTACAGTGTTTCTAAAATAAAGATGATGCATGGTCAAAAATGAGGCTATAAATTAAGGAATACCTGAGTGACACCTCACGACTCGCTTTTAGGAAGCAATCAGTGTGTTAGAGTAAAACAAGTCCTCAGTTGTTCCTCACCTGGAAGTCGCTGGCTTTGTTGTAGTGCCTGTTGAGAGCCCTGAAAAGTTCTGATTCTCTCCCCACAGTCAGACCCCTTACGTCTGCCACTCCTTCGATGAGAGCGTGTCGAGCAAACTTCTCCATCTGGATGTAGTAAAACTCCCTGAAGTTACTGAACCACTTGATGAGCTGAGAGGTGATGGAGCGCGTGAACTGAGGAGGAAAGAAAGGTAAGTGAGCTTGTCAAATGTGACAATGAACGTTGTTGTTTTCTGATTTGTATGTTTTACAGTGCACACTACAATATGTGAAGCAAATAAAATCACCCATGAAGCTATTTAactgtcttctgttttttttttttttaaacacactgtgAATTATATGATGATGTCTTTGGTTTGTGGATTATGATGCTGAAAACGATGTAATAATAAATCCAAAGGTTACAGAGGACTCTTTGTATGTTTTCAGGTTGAGACTTTTCTCCCAAAATGGAAAGTAGCATCGCTGTTGCTCAAatgcaaaatgaaagaaattgtaTAAATCTGTAAATTCAGCACATGTAACATGTTTTCTACTCTGTGAGAAGGACGATAACACGACATGTGCAAGAATCCAACTTGCAAGCCATCTCTCACCTGTACATCATGGAAACACATCTTCAGCACAAGTGAACTCGGGTAGCGAGTGTAGAAAAACATAAGCTTTGCTTTCTTCAGATGGTTTGTGGTCAGACCCTCCTAAAATTCACCAGCGTTAAGGACGAAACGCAAAAACAAGATATTTTCTCTCCAAAACTGATTCATTTATAGCCAATATACGATGAAAATGTTGATTCCACAATGGGTAGGtttattgtctttttctttaaaagggGTGGCTGGGAATCAGGAGGTCCAGCAGATCATTTACTaagtaaataaagtttatttgtaAGTGCCTTTTAGGACAAAACCAGTCACAAAGTGTTTAAAAGAGGTATTAAAAACAGGGTCACCTACCGATTGGAAGGccagtggttcaatccctggctcatCAAGTCCACATGCCTCAGTGTCCTTTTTAACATACTGAACCCCAAATTAAATTGATGTGTTTCTGCTTGATAGAAAGTATTTAAATGAGACTTATAGTACTTACAGTAAAGACTTTAAAGACATCTGCGTGAGATGCTACAGTATTCAGATATATTGGAGGTGTTCTGTCATTGCTAAGTGCTACTTAAAGCCACAGGTTAACACAAGAAATTAGAAAGGATACATTCAGCATGTACAGGTTGCTTTTCACCAGGCTATCAGACTCTGTCTTCACATGAAGGAGACCAGTGCTTTCCAAAATCACCGGATCTGCAGACACAGCGTGAGTCTGTGGGCTTCTCACAGATCTGGAATTGACCTTTGATCTCACTTTAACTGACTTCCAGCCTTCTTCTGAGTAACTGTCCTGTAGGCTCTTGAGAGCACGGTGATTCTTCTCTGATGCTTGAGATTCCTGCAGGGCAGAGTCAACGATGAGGAAATTTGGAGATTTTGGACGGTGGTGAGCTGGTAACCTGGATCTTTCCAGTTCGTGTTTTTGCACAACCAGAGACAGAGCTTCTGTTTGAACATCTGGGGTTTGCACCTCTGGAGTCCCACAACATGGAAGTCTCAACTTATCATCATCACTGCTCACCGATGGCTGAAGAGGCGTACCAGTCTCTACATTTTCCACTTCATATGGCGATGTCTGTAAAAGCGGCACACTTTTGAAAATGGAGTCAACGCTCTTGCTGACAACTCTGGACAACTCGTACTTTAGAACATCTGCCATTAGCCTTATTCTGGCCGGTTTGGATTGGAAGTAGTTCATCAATTTAACCTTCTTCCATCCTTGATATTTTAGACTCGAACTGCTCTCAAACTCACTGTACAAATCTGTAAACGCATCACCAGATGTTTTGATGGAATCATGGGCTTCTCTCACTCCATCCAGGTGAGTAACCTTTGTTCTGAGCTGCCTGGGGTGCTGATGCTGGCTCTCCAGCTGCTTTCTTGTTACCTGGCTTTGAGCCGTGCTTTCCATGCGTTTCTGAAGGAAAAGTGCTTCTTGGATCTTTTCGTCATTGTGCGTGCAGTCAGTCTCTTTACGCTCCTTCGTTTTCACTTCTGTGTTGTACATATGAGTAGGGCTGGTCATACCTTTGATTATATTTTCTACTCTCGCACGCTTTGCTTGATGGCCTCTGTTCAGGTTCCAGTCATGGTGACCATAAGAAGTGGGTGCGGGAGACGGGTGTCTTCCCATGAATAAAGATCCACTGGTGCTGCCTCTGGATGAAGTAAGATCCAGTTGACTGGAATACATCAAACCAGCAACTGCACTGCTATAATGAGCACTATCTGGTAGTGTTTTCATGTTCTCACCTTCTCTGTGTAAGGTCAATGAAACGCCTGACGAATCTGAGTTTGATGGCATGAGGTCAGGCTGAAAAGAGGAGAGATGCTCTGCAGCACAGCCATCCAGGCAGATGTTGCTGGAGGAATACATGGCTTTGCTCCAAACACTCTGATTCATTCTGGTAGggttaaaaagacaaaagtaaaaaaaaaccccacttatgaataataaaatgcaTGCAAGTAATAGCAGGAAAGAGAACTTGGTACAGCTAGTGGAGACATCTTTCTCACATATACATGATATCCCTTTTTAGGTTGCAGGTtacctcatttttaaaaagtgtctatttaattgaaatcaaactaaataagtaaaaatacaaacagataTTAAAGTATCATCAACATGGCATCCTTTTTACTCGATATGCAATATAAAACTTACCTGTCTTACAGCTCAGAGGAAGGGTGCAGGTCTGGGTCCTGGAGGAGGAAACTCGGTTATTTGTAGTGGTACAGCAGAGAGCGCTCCAGAAAGCAGGAGGTGTGTTCTAACATGTCAGCCTATCCCGTCCCCGTAACCTACCGCATTGTTAATAAACATATGAATCTTTGAAGGCTAGTAATGAATAAATTGTTACTTCTTTATGAGTGTATTCATTCATTgtgtctgttttcttgtttctctaACACCGTGGTCTGCATGATGTGTTATCAATTATAAGTTGTTTTAGTATAGTATGCAGACATGGTACAGTCctgttaaataaattattttcattatgttATAATAAGAAAAgctacatttatttaattttaatgacaATATTTAAAGGATTAAAGTTCATGGTGAGGCGAACTATGACCGGAGTGTGAGTAATATCCAGTCTGCTCCCACCGCCCGCTACGGTGGACCCCTCCAGTCCAGCCGCAGTGGTTCCTCCCATTCTTAGAGCTCTGCCGGGCTTCCGTACAGCCGCTTCAACCGCTGTCAGGACCAGGCAGACACTCCCCGGCCACGCTATGTTATCGCGATCTCCGCGTGTTTACCGGACGCTGTGCCGCTCCCTGTCAGCGGCTCGTCAGGTAGGCTGGGAAGAAATAGCCAAACGAGTCTGTGTTTTAAAAGCGCTTCGAGGAGTTACAACATGGCTAGCTTGTTAGCTCGTAAACGCAGGGCCTCGTCACCAGGGACAGACCTGCAGGCACACTGACTGAGAGGCAGCACAAGTTTGTGAAGAGGTCCCGCACACCCACCCGTTCACTGTCCCGCtaactgttttgtttcttggtAGTTTTGAAAGCCCAGCAGTTGCTGTACACTGCTATATGTGACAGGCACAGTCTGAAATAGGATGATGTTTGTGTGTAGAAATAGCCCGTGTCCGACGTGTGTGTAACAGATAGCATGGCTTTTCCTTCACAAGTCCAGCAGTGCGTGCAGATGCATGTGCTGAAATATGAGCTGGATGGTACTAAGTGTCTCCTCAGAGTTGAACTGTACTTCTCATGAGTGTGTTGTCAGTGAGTTCAGTCTGCAGAGCTGTGCTGATAATGGTTATCTTGGCTATCAACACAGCTCCTGGTTGAGCTGTGTTGGTTATCAGTTACTTGGAGTGCAGATTAAAGGCTGGCATTTTCCCTGaagcctcaaaaaaaaaaaaagtgtggactCCTCTTTAAGTCATGTTGGTGGCTTTGCGATGACACAGTTGTGCtgcatgcttatttttttaatactgcacACACATCAGCTGGATTTTTATAATAGGAATGCACAGATTTTTAGGCTCTCattgactttttttaaatgatagcGGGCTATGGGAAAATAAGTTTCCC comes from the Astatotilapia calliptera chromosome 15, fAstCal1.2, whole genome shotgun sequence genome and includes:
- the LOC113037211 gene encoding prospero homeobox protein 1-like isoform X2 translates to MGRHPSPAPTSYGHHDWNLNRGHQAKRARVENIIKGMTSPTHMYNTEVKTKERKETDCTHNDEKIQEALFLQKRMESTAQSQVTRKQLESQHQHPRQLRTKVTHLDGVREAHDSIKTSGDAFTDLYSEFESSSSLKYQGWKKVKLMNYFQSKPARIRLMADVLKYELSRVVSKSVDSIFKSVPLLQTSPYEVENVETGTPLQPSVSSDDDKLRLPCCGTPEVQTPDVQTEALSLVVQKHELERSRLPAHHRPKSPNFLIVDSALQESQASEKNHRALKSLQDSYSEEGWKSVKVRSKVNSRSVRSPQTHAVSADPVILESTGLLHVKTESDSLVKSNLYMLNEGLTTNHLKKAKLMFFYTRYPSSLVLKMCFHDVQFTRSITSQLIKWFSNFREFYYIQMEKFARHALIEGVADVRGLTVGRESELFRALNRHYNKASDFQVPDRFLEVAEITLREFYVAISMGKDRDPSWKKAIYKVICKLDTDVPAEFKSHHSV
- the LOC113037211 gene encoding prospero homeobox protein 1-like isoform X1, which translates into the protein MNQSVWSKAMYSSSNICLDGCAAEHLSSFQPDLMPSNSDSSGVSLTLHREGENMKTLPDSAHYSSAVAGLMYSSQLDLTSSRGSTSGSLFMGRHPSPAPTSYGHHDWNLNRGHQAKRARVENIIKGMTSPTHMYNTEVKTKERKETDCTHNDEKIQEALFLQKRMESTAQSQVTRKQLESQHQHPRQLRTKVTHLDGVREAHDSIKTSGDAFTDLYSEFESSSSLKYQGWKKVKLMNYFQSKPARIRLMADVLKYELSRVVSKSVDSIFKSVPLLQTSPYEVENVETGTPLQPSVSSDDDKLRLPCCGTPEVQTPDVQTEALSLVVQKHELERSRLPAHHRPKSPNFLIVDSALQESQASEKNHRALKSLQDSYSEEGWKSVKVRSKVNSRSVRSPQTHAVSADPVILESTGLLHVKTESDSLVKSNLYMLNEGLTTNHLKKAKLMFFYTRYPSSLVLKMCFHDVQFTRSITSQLIKWFSNFREFYYIQMEKFARHALIEGVADVRGLTVGRESELFRALNRHYNKASDFQVPDRFLEVAEITLREFYVAISMGKDRDPSWKKAIYKVICKLDTDVPAEFKSHHSV